A DNA window from Chlamydia felis Fe/C-56 contains the following coding sequences:
- a CDS encoding glycine hydroxymethyltransferase → MASLLHKFLENASGKKGQDLASTAYLAALDHLLHSFPSIGKSVIDELKSQRSRLKMIASENYSSISVQLAMGNLLTDKYCEGSPFKRFYSCCENVDAIEWECAETAKELFGAESAFVQPHSGADANLLAIMAIITQKIQGPAVKRLGYKTINDLTDKEYAELKAEIGSHVCLGPSLNSGGHLTHGNVRLNVMSKLMRCLPYEVSKKTELFDYAEIARLVRTHKPTVLIAGYSSYSRRLNFSILKQIADDCGAVLWVDMAHFAGLVAGGVFVEEENPIPFADIVTTTTHKTLRGPRGGLMLSTKEYEGMINRACPLMMGGPLPHVIAAKAIALKEALTVDFKKYAHQVVDNARTLAEHFQKHGLRLLTGGTDNHMLIIDLTSLGIPGNVAEDILSSVGIAVNRNTIPSDSEGVWRTSGIRLGTPALTSLGMGSDEMEEVANIIVKVLRNITLRRNADDNFSKSEGELPENIAQEAKARVADLLARFPLYPEIDLETLV, encoded by the coding sequence ATGGCGTCATTGTTGCATAAATTTTTAGAAAATGCTTCGGGGAAGAAGGGGCAGGATTTAGCTTCTACCGCATATTTAGCTGCATTAGATCATCTTTTGCATTCCTTTCCTTCTATCGGGAAGAGCGTCATTGATGAGCTAAAAAGTCAGCGTTCACGTTTAAAGATGATAGCTTCTGAAAATTATTCCTCTATTTCTGTTCAGCTTGCCATGGGGAATTTGCTTACGGATAAATATTGCGAAGGCAGTCCTTTTAAGCGGTTTTATTCTTGCTGTGAGAATGTGGACGCTATCGAATGGGAATGTGCAGAAACCGCTAAAGAACTCTTTGGTGCAGAGAGTGCTTTTGTACAACCACATTCAGGTGCGGATGCTAATTTATTGGCAATCATGGCAATTATCACTCAGAAAATCCAAGGCCCCGCAGTTAAACGTTTGGGATATAAAACGATTAATGATCTTACGGATAAGGAATATGCAGAATTAAAAGCGGAGATAGGCTCTCATGTGTGTCTAGGGCCTTCGTTGAATTCTGGGGGGCATTTAACACACGGAAATGTACGCTTAAACGTCATGTCTAAATTAATGCGCTGTTTGCCTTATGAAGTGAGTAAAAAGACAGAGCTTTTTGATTATGCTGAGATAGCTCGTTTAGTACGAACACATAAGCCTACAGTATTAATTGCTGGATATTCTTCTTATTCTCGAAGATTAAATTTTTCCATCCTAAAACAAATTGCTGATGATTGTGGCGCGGTTTTGTGGGTGGATATGGCGCATTTTGCAGGCCTTGTTGCTGGTGGCGTATTTGTAGAAGAAGAAAACCCGATTCCTTTTGCCGATATTGTGACTACGACAACTCATAAAACACTGCGAGGACCTCGTGGAGGTTTAATGTTATCTACTAAAGAATATGAAGGTATGATTAATAGAGCTTGTCCTTTAATGATGGGAGGACCTCTACCTCATGTTATTGCAGCAAAAGCTATAGCGTTGAAAGAAGCCTTAACTGTGGATTTCAAAAAGTATGCTCATCAGGTTGTAGATAATGCTAGGACGTTAGCAGAACATTTTCAGAAGCACGGTTTACGCCTGCTGACTGGTGGAACGGATAACCACATGTTGATTATTGATTTGACATCCTTAGGCATTCCTGGAAATGTGGCTGAAGATATCTTAAGTTCTGTAGGTATTGCTGTGAATCGCAATACTATACCATCTGATTCTGAGGGCGTGTGGAGAACCTCAGGAATACGTTTGGGGACACCTGCTTTAACGTCTTTGGGTATGGGCAGCGATGAAATGGAAGAAGTTGCGAATATTATTGTGAAAGTATTGCGAAATATTACTTTGAGACGTAATGCTGATGATAATTTTAGTAAAAGTGAAGGAGAGCTTCCGGAAAACATTGCTCAAGAAGCAAAGGCTCGAGTCGCAGATTTATTGGCGCGGTTCCCGCTTTATCCTGAAATCGATCTGGAAACTTTAGTTTAG
- a CDS encoding ATP-dependent Clp protease proteolytic subunit: MPDGEVENKLQDVIDRKILDTRRVFFSEPVTDKSAADAIKKLWYLELTNPGQPIVFVINSPGGSVDAGFAVWDQIKMMTSPVTTVVTGLAASMGSVLSLCAAPGRRFATPHSRIMIHQPSIGGPITGQATDLDIHAREILKTKKRIVDVYVEATGQPREVIEKAIDRDMWMTADEAKDFGLLDGILFSFNDL, encoded by the coding sequence ATGCCTGATGGGGAAGTAGAGAATAAGTTACAAGATGTTATAGATAGAAAAATTCTAGATACCCGTCGGGTATTTTTTTCTGAGCCTGTAACAGATAAGAGCGCAGCGGATGCTATTAAGAAGCTTTGGTATTTAGAACTTACCAATCCAGGTCAGCCTATAGTATTCGTGATTAATAGTCCCGGAGGATCTGTAGATGCAGGCTTTGCAGTCTGGGATCAAATAAAAATGATGACGTCTCCGGTGACTACTGTAGTTACAGGATTAGCAGCTTCCATGGGATCAGTATTAAGCTTGTGTGCAGCTCCTGGGCGTCGTTTTGCAACTCCCCATTCGCGTATTATGATTCACCAGCCATCTATAGGCGGTCCCATCACAGGACAAGCTACAGATTTAGACATTCACGCTCGTGAAATCTTAAAAACAAAAAAACGCATAGTTGATGTTTATGTAGAAGCCACAGGACAACCTAGAGAAGTTATTGAAAAAGCTATCGATCGAGATATGTGGATGACTGCAGATGAAGCTAAAGACTTTGGTTTGCTCGATGGCATCCTTTTCTCGTTCAACGATCTGTAA